One Phyllopteryx taeniolatus isolate TA_2022b chromosome 3, UOR_Ptae_1.2, whole genome shotgun sequence genomic window, GAAATGCCCCCAAGTCTGCTCCAGCACCTTCGCAGAACACACAACCTGCCATAATGAAACCCACAGAAGAGCCCCCAGCTTACTCGCAGCAACAAACACAGGTACGAAATTGGttatttgcttttattattatttgattgacCCAAACATTTTATGTGCCTTTTGTTGGTTCATCTGCagaaaaatagcaaaatattTTGCCCCACTCCTTCTTTCTCACCTGTAGCACAAACCTATAGGTATTACTGTTAGACTCTCCATCAGTATTCCATAAGGATTCTATCCATAATGAATCTTGAAGGCAAACACATGATTTTTCGATTCTGAAACAACGCAATACAAACTTGCCTGATGGGAAATGTCAGTTATTTCCTACGTGAACTCTGTGTGAATTTTCTAGGACCAAGCACGTGCTCAGGCTGACTTGCTGAGAAGGCAGGAGGAGTTGGAGAGGAAAGCAGCCGAGCTCGACCGCAGGGAGAGAGAGCTGCAGTCTCACGGAGGAGCCGGTCAGTAAGTTCATCAATCCATCATTGCTCTGTCACTGAAACCTTTGAGTTTGATTAAATTgtaggtaccgtaatttctcttgtataatgcgcattccccccccccaaaaaaaattgtcaagttaATCGTGAGcaatatacataggtatagggaaaatgaaaaaaaaaattcacattttataaatgtatgccgccatctagaggttgtgaaaaattaaaaaataatagcaagtaaataaaaagaaagtattacattcaaataaagtgcttaacttcagaataattaaaatacagataatacttcatgtggcggcacggtgaccgactggttagagcgtctgcctcacagttctgaggaccggggttcaatccccggccccgcctgtgtggagtttgcatgttctccccgtgcctgcgtgggttttctccgggcacgccggtttcctcccacatcgcaaaaacatgcatgctaggttaattgacgactctagcggctcagaaaatggatggatggatggattaatacttcgttttggtcatatgggtagaaacaaatgcattatacataggtaaaagggttttccagaaattTGAGGTTAACTTTTTATTATACAtggctgcgcattatacacgagaaattacggtctTCGAGAAGAACAAGTGTAAGAAGCAAACTGAGCGCTTTAAAGCCGAATGTGCCAATCAATGTTAAgtaatacatttccgggttcaAATAGAATTGCTTTTAGACAGTCCTGTTGATCATGTTATTCATATTTTAACACCATTAGACCAAGGTGGCACCTAACAATTGATCGATTACAATGGAATGTGGATTTAACAGACTAATAGGGAGGAAGGGTCGTCCGTTAacttgaagcacttttttcatggcctaaaaccccccccccagtacagtacaaaattattgcttacttttctcatctccATTAGATTTGGATGCCATAGAGAAAGGCTTGACAAAATCAACTATATACTGTACCAAGTTCAAGAGACGAAGCACGATGAGTAAACTCGAGTAAACAACAGCCGTAGATATGACGCGCCTCTTTTGAGCTGCGTACCTATGGCGACGCTAAATTAATGTCCTTACATTGCCTTTGATGGTAAGGTCATccctgccaacatggccgccacgttgCCACGTCAGTTAGCACGATCTAATCTTCGTATCTGACAACAGCGGCACAACCCGGAAATAGGGGTACTAGTCACTGTCTGGTGATTGCGCCAGTAAACAATGGCGatcaattctggaactaactgACTTTTTCCGTTACAAAGGTGCATTTTGAGTTCTAAGCGGTCACTATTTTCTGCCCATTAAATCCGAAGTCTGTTGTTTCCAGGTctgttaaatcaaggttccactgtacttcaaCATTGCGAGGCTTCAAATAGCATTTTTCTCTGGGGGAAGTGGCTACTGAGCTTAGAGTGTCATCACCTGATCGCTTGCTTACTTGAGTAGAGTTGGCTACTTTACCCACCCTTTCTCTACATGAGCGAGGAATCATCCATGTTGGGGTTGTGTTGGCAGGTCGTAAGAACAACTGGCCTCCCATGCCTGAGAAGTTCCCTGTAGGTCCGTGTTTCTACCACGACATCGCAGTGGACATTCCCATCGAGTTCCAGAAGACGGTGAAGATCATGTACAATCTCTGGATGTGTAAGTGAATCCCTTCATTTGAAGAAGCGCTCTTCACTTTACACGTCCTTTCGGTGATGATTCGTCTTACTGTTTGCCTTTCCACCAGTCCACGCCGGCACGCTCTTTGTGAACATGTTCGGCTGCTTGGCCTGGTTCTGCGTGGATCCAACCCACGGTGTCGACTTTGGCCTGGCCATGTTGTGGTTTCTGCTCTTTACGCCTTGCTCCTTTGTCTGCTGGTACAGACCGCTGTATGGGGCTTTCAGGTGAGCGAATGCCCCGGGGGATCTTGAGGCTTGCTTCCCGTGGCTGGACAcaactgtattaaaaaacacaattcaaacatactaaaacacactttcaaatacattgtaaatgtatttaaatctaGGAAACTAAAgtaattgcaagcata contains:
- the scamp1 gene encoding secretory carrier-associated membrane protein 1 isoform X3, which gives rise to MSDFDSNPFADPDFNNPFQDPSVTQVTRSTPPGGLEEYNPFTDARTAAPGNAPKSAPAPSQNTQPAIMKPTEEPPAYSQQQTQDQARAQADLLRRQEELERKAAELDRRERELQSHGGAGRKNNWPPMPEKFPVGPCFYHDIAVDIPIEFQKTVKIMYNLWMFHAGTLFVNMFGCLAWFCVDPTHGVDFGLAMLWFLLFTPCSFVCWYRPLYGAFRSDSSFRFFVFFFVYICQFGVHVLQTIGITGWGTCGWITALMGLNSSIPVHALYRTTGASFEKAQQEFATGVMSNKTVQTAAANAAANAASNAARGAFKPHP